TTTTCTAGTTTCTGATCGATCCTCTTGATAGATGCGGAAATTTCTTCCTGCTCGGCGATGGAAGGAAGGGGAATCAATAAGCCTCTCAAACGAGTTCCTGAGATGTTCTTCTGAATTGCTCCTTGCGCGAGTTGAAGTACATGCGGTCTGCCAACTGGAGAGTTAATGTAGTGCTGAAGGAAGTTGGGTCGCACGGACGGTTTCATTCGTAGTCGGATCAAAAATGCGCCAGGTAACACTGGCATCGAATGAC
This is a stretch of genomic DNA from Desulfobacterales bacterium. It encodes these proteins:
- a CDS encoding restriction endonuclease subunit S — translated: HSMPVLPGAFLIRLRMKPSVRPNFLQHYINSPVGRPHVLQLAQGAIQKNISGTRLRGLLIPLPSIAEQEEISASIKRIDQKLENHCRKLNATKDLFRTLLHELMTAAIRVDGLELGIEN